A single genomic interval of Paracoccus aestuarii harbors:
- a CDS encoding phosphotransferase family protein, protein MGRYAPLSERGALAYALREGLIATVAGQDLLVAARHGRNSAFILRAPANRPGLFLKQARDGNAADAAIGREARLLLALEGQGITPPLIRWDESAGIICVAEIEPAPVPPLPRDAVRALASALARLHRLPPPATQDAVPPLVTDPRFWHGMAERAPLFADLVRQAPGLAQDCMRAGAIFRRSAMVHGDAKVQNLLMPPGRPAALIDLELGGAGDPAWDIGCMIADALMTALLAASDEAGFEQAVQDAADWTAAGLAAYGTPLHPRDPADLGRMAALACVTSVFTQLQGVQDLTRAPLSLMQMAIGGLADPAGFWAALHAG, encoded by the coding sequence ATGGGCCGATATGCGCCGCTCAGCGAACGGGGAGCGCTGGCCTATGCGCTGCGCGAGGGGCTGATTGCCACGGTCGCGGGCCAGGATCTGTTGGTTGCGGCGCGCCATGGCCGAAACAGCGCCTTCATCCTGCGCGCTCCCGCGAACCGTCCGGGTCTGTTCCTCAAACAGGCGCGCGACGGCAATGCGGCCGATGCGGCCATCGGGCGCGAGGCCAGGCTGCTGCTGGCACTGGAGGGACAGGGGATCACGCCGCCGCTGATCCGGTGGGACGAAAGCGCGGGCATCATCTGCGTGGCCGAGATCGAGCCGGCACCGGTTCCGCCCTTGCCACGGGACGCGGTCCGTGCGCTGGCGTCGGCCCTTGCCCGTCTTCACCGGCTGCCCCCGCCCGCGACGCAGGATGCAGTGCCGCCATTGGTCACGGACCCGCGCTTCTGGCATGGCATGGCCGAACGCGCGCCGCTTTTCGCCGATCTTGTCCGCCAAGCGCCGGGGTTGGCGCAGGACTGCATGCGCGCCGGGGCGATATTTCGTCGTTCGGCGATGGTGCATGGTGATGCCAAGGTGCAGAACCTGCTGATGCCCCCCGGCCGCCCGGCCGCTCTCATCGACCTGGAGCTGGGCGGGGCGGGCGATCCCGCATGGGACATCGGCTGCATGATCGCGGATGCGCTGATGACGGCGTTGCTGGCTGCAAGCGATGAGGCGGGCTTTGAGCAGGCGGTGCAGGATGCCGCTGACTGGACCGCGGCGGGGCTGGCCGCCTATGGCACCCCGCTCCATCCACGCGATCCCGCGGATTTGGGGCGCATGGCGGCGCTGGCCTGCGTGACGTCGGTCTTTACCCAGCTTCAGGGCGTGCAGGACCTGACGCGCGCGCCGCTCAGTCTGATGCAGATGGCGATCGGTGGGCTGGCCGACCCCGCCGGGTTCTGGGCGGCCCTCCATGCTGGCTGA
- the cas7e gene encoding type I-E CRISPR-associated protein Cas7/Cse4/CasC — protein MTTFLQLHLLTAYPPSNPNRDDQGRPKQATVGGAPRLRLSSQSIKRAVRVSPPFQQGLAGHMGQRTKLMGDMLRKHLIERGADAETARKKAEEIGKVFGKIEAADKKRPDALQGTTLAFISPDERAFALELADKAFAGEALPTEKDLAKTVLRTADGAVDIAMFGRMLADNPGFNREAAVQISHAITTHRAQSEDDYFTAVDDLKTRNDDSGGAHLGEHSFGSGVYYLYACVNCDLLVANLAGDRALAARGLRALVQAMATATPSGKQNSHAHRPRAGHIRAEIGSAAPRDLTGAFFSPVKGEDLLEASVTALTEMAGAIDDAYGPAADRVQIMDVRARQGTLAGLEEFAASALGQQDD, from the coding sequence ATGACGACATTCCTGCAACTGCATCTGCTGACCGCCTATCCGCCCTCGAACCCGAATCGCGACGATCAGGGCCGCCCCAAGCAGGCCACGGTCGGCGGTGCGCCGCGCCTGCGCCTGTCCAGCCAATCGATCAAGCGGGCGGTGCGGGTCTCGCCGCCGTTCCAGCAGGGGCTGGCAGGTCACATGGGCCAGCGCACCAAGCTGATGGGCGACATGCTGCGGAAGCATCTGATCGAACGCGGCGCCGATGCCGAGACCGCGCGCAAGAAGGCCGAAGAGATCGGAAAGGTCTTCGGCAAGATCGAGGCAGCCGACAAGAAGCGTCCCGATGCACTTCAGGGCACCACCCTGGCCTTCATCTCTCCTGACGAGCGCGCCTTTGCACTGGAGCTGGCTGACAAGGCTTTCGCGGGGGAAGCGCTGCCCACCGAGAAGGACCTGGCCAAGACCGTCCTGCGCACGGCTGACGGGGCTGTCGATATCGCCATGTTCGGGCGGATGCTGGCTGACAATCCGGGCTTCAATCGCGAGGCGGCAGTGCAGATTTCGCATGCCATTACCACCCACCGAGCACAGTCCGAGGATGACTATTTCACCGCTGTCGACGACCTGAAGACGCGCAACGACGATTCCGGCGGCGCGCATCTGGGAGAGCACAGCTTCGGTTCCGGGGTCTATTACCTCTATGCCTGCGTGAACTGCGATCTGTTGGTCGCGAACCTTGCGGGGGACCGGGCCTTGGCTGCGCGCGGGCTGCGGGCGCTGGTGCAGGCGATGGCCACGGCTACTCCGTCGGGAAAGCAGAACAGCCATGCACATCGGCCGCGTGCCGGACATATCCGGGCCGAAATCGGCAGTGCCGCCCCCCGCGACCTGACCGGCGCGTTTTTCTCTCCGGTCAAGGGCGAGGATCTGCTGGAGGCCTCGGTCACGGCACTGACAGAGATGGCCGGCGCCATCGACGACGCCTATGGACCAGCCGCCGACCGTGTTCAGATCATGGATGTCCGGGCGCGGCAGGGCACGCTCGCGGGGCTGGAGGAATTTGCGGCCTCTGCCTTGGGGCAGCAGGATGACTGA
- the casA gene encoding type I-E CRISPR-associated protein Cse1/CasA, whose translation MPLNLITDPWIPVRCTDGRRVIRPDQIAEPDVLFPDWPRADLNIACLELLIGLVYLADPVDEVEDWAERGPDPERLRAALEPLAPAFSLGGDGPRFLQDQERFEAANGKVEIASPDMLFIDSAGGNTARNNADLMVRRGRYPRLDPALAAMALFTLQSQAPAGGAGNRTSMRGGGPMVTLVQPAMPGLWHLIWANVPLGRPQGHRALPWMAPTRRSEGGVATHPPEDGNLAEAFFGMPRRLRLIFEGDQVTGVLQKPYGANYAEWEHPLTPHYRMKDGGDLLPQHPRAGAFGYRNWLGINAASHSDLRRQAAALTGYRERVDSTEGAAVIVAGWAMDNMKPRDFILSLEPLIADGETLDRIHRMVAAAEICAPALRQSLKPVMGEGTALDALREEFFLRTQGPFEALSAQPGNEAQWLDEMRQAALRIFDGAATSRLGTARITEVEGILRERNLLLRLFSGQGKLGAKLYAELRLASGEKAA comes from the coding sequence ATGCCCCTCAACCTCATCACCGATCCGTGGATTCCCGTTCGCTGCACCGATGGCCGCCGCGTCATCCGCCCCGACCAGATCGCCGAACCCGATGTGCTGTTCCCCGACTGGCCGCGTGCCGATCTTAACATCGCCTGTCTCGAGTTGCTGATCGGTCTAGTCTATCTTGCCGATCCAGTAGATGAGGTCGAGGACTGGGCCGAGCGCGGCCCCGACCCGGAGCGGCTGCGGGCGGCGCTGGAACCCTTGGCACCGGCTTTCAGTCTAGGCGGCGACGGACCACGCTTTCTTCAGGACCAGGAGCGGTTCGAGGCGGCGAATGGCAAGGTTGAGATCGCCTCTCCTGACATGCTGTTCATCGACTCTGCAGGCGGCAATACGGCTCGGAACAATGCCGACCTGATGGTGCGGCGCGGTCGCTATCCGCGGCTGGATCCCGCGCTGGCCGCCATGGCGCTGTTCACGTTGCAGTCGCAGGCACCGGCAGGCGGGGCGGGCAATCGCACCTCGATGCGCGGTGGCGGGCCGATGGTAACGCTGGTCCAACCGGCCATGCCGGGGCTGTGGCATCTGATTTGGGCGAATGTGCCTCTGGGCCGTCCACAAGGGCATAGGGCGCTGCCATGGATGGCGCCGACCCGGCGATCCGAGGGCGGCGTCGCCACGCACCCGCCAGAGGACGGCAATCTGGCCGAGGCGTTCTTCGGGATGCCCCGCAGGCTGCGCCTCATCTTCGAGGGTGATCAGGTGACCGGCGTGCTGCAGAAGCCCTATGGTGCAAATTATGCGGAATGGGAGCATCCCCTGACGCCTCATTACCGGATGAAGGACGGGGGCGACCTGTTGCCTCAGCATCCGCGCGCCGGGGCCTTTGGATATCGCAACTGGCTCGGGATCAACGCCGCCTCGCACAGCGATCTGCGCCGTCAGGCCGCGGCGCTGACGGGCTATCGCGAGCGGGTCGACAGCACCGAGGGTGCAGCGGTTATCGTAGCGGGCTGGGCGATGGATAACATGAAGCCGCGCGATTTCATCCTGTCCCTTGAACCGCTGATTGCCGATGGTGAGACGCTTGACCGTATCCATCGTATGGTTGCCGCTGCGGAGATTTGCGCCCCCGCCTTGCGACAGTCGCTTAAACCCGTGATGGGTGAGGGCACCGCTCTTGATGCGCTGCGCGAAGAGTTTTTCTTGCGCACACAGGGCCCCTTCGAGGCTCTGTCCGCGCAGCCAGGCAATGAAGCCCAGTGGCTGGATGAGATGCGGCAGGCGGCCCTGCGGATCTTCGACGGAGCGGCCACGTCCCGCTTGGGGACCGCGCGCATTACCGAGGTCGAAGGCATTCTGCGCGAACGCAACCTGTTGCTGAGGCTGTTCAGCGGTCAAGGCAAACTTGGAGCAAAGCTCTATGCGGAACTGAGGCTGGCAAGTGGGGAGAAAGCTGCATGA
- the cas3 gene encoding CRISPR-associated helicase Cas3' codes for MLDVAAVAEILLADHPRRDLFCLLIALHDVGKIGKPFRDMLYNGSAQAWKHWEVTEAWLRAESTETLMLKQLGGTFHALRPLIAAIAGHHGRPPHAPDRDWTTMRAMAGAQAEEDALAFVRVCLDLWPAASLSGLRNREAKHLTWLLAGVTTVADWVGSNAEWFSPTSATLSLPDYLKMARWKAPKALAAAGLLPPAPKAEPLFNFALRPMQQAARDIALPPGPMLPIIEDETGAGKTEAALILLQRMLCADKGRGAYLALPTMATADAMFRRARGVVTGLFQSEPSLTLAHGRAGLSVEFRDVRNAAPSSDAPVCGDWLAESRRRALLADIGVGTIDQALLAVLPTRFATLRNWGLSRKVLIVDEAHEMGDPYLAHELATLLRLHAMQGGSAILLTATLPLDLRARLSRAFAEGAGRDFAEDHDPAYPSLSITGGAAIRDFPPPALTKGDVVVDRLPDAVAAVDLLAEATARGAACVWVRNAVDDAIAAVAALRERGIEADLLHARFTLADRKRIEARVMAQFGPEGTGRAGRVLVGTQVLESSLDLDFDVMVSDLAPIASLIQRAGRLWRHMDLRPASARPVPAPVLHIVAPDPARVEDERWLHAVLEGGAWVYPQADQWRTAQVLAEAGDLRAPGNLRALIEAVHGPDARAVPPALERAETEALGEGYARANRARQNTITIEDGYRDGGGASDDAEYPTRLGQETRTLLLLRREGNALRPWSDAPDRAEAEALSEVSASAARLAGLDLPDQNQPELTAFTADWPEWHKVSVTLCIVEEDGTICEGLAYDADLGLLLVRSRTG; via the coding sequence ATGCTGGATGTCGCAGCGGTCGCAGAGATCCTTCTGGCTGACCACCCTAGAAGGGACCTATTTTGTTTGCTTATTGCGCTGCACGACGTCGGCAAGATTGGAAAGCCATTCCGGGACATGCTCTACAATGGCAGTGCTCAGGCTTGGAAGCATTGGGAAGTTACCGAGGCTTGGCTGCGAGCCGAAAGCACCGAGACGCTGATGTTGAAGCAACTCGGGGGAACGTTCCATGCGCTGCGCCCGCTGATCGCTGCAATTGCCGGTCATCATGGGCGTCCACCGCACGCCCCGGATCGTGATTGGACAACCATGCGGGCGATGGCGGGCGCACAGGCGGAAGAGGATGCACTGGCGTTCGTGCGTGTGTGCCTCGATCTGTGGCCTGCTGCGTCGTTATCGGGGCTGCGCAACAGGGAGGCTAAGCATCTCACGTGGCTGTTGGCTGGCGTGACGACAGTGGCGGATTGGGTTGGCTCTAACGCTGAATGGTTCTCCCCAACCTCTGCAACACTGAGCCTGCCCGACTATCTAAAGATGGCCCGCTGGAAGGCTCCGAAAGCGTTAGCGGCTGCTGGGCTGTTGCCACCCGCGCCGAAGGCTGAGCCGCTGTTCAATTTCGCGCTGCGCCCGATGCAGCAGGCGGCACGGGACATCGCCCTGCCCCCCGGCCCCATGCTGCCGATCATTGAGGACGAGACGGGCGCAGGCAAGACCGAGGCGGCGCTGATCCTGTTGCAGCGGATGCTGTGCGCAGACAAGGGGCGGGGCGCTTATCTGGCTTTGCCGACCATGGCGACTGCCGATGCGATGTTCCGTCGCGCACGCGGCGTGGTCACAGGGTTGTTCCAGTCAGAGCCATCGCTGACGCTGGCCCATGGACGCGCCGGCTTGTCGGTAGAGTTCCGCGATGTGCGCAACGCGGCGCCAAGCTCGGACGCGCCTGTATGCGGCGACTGGCTGGCCGAAAGCCGACGCCGCGCCCTGCTGGCCGATATCGGGGTGGGCACTATTGATCAAGCATTGCTGGCCGTGTTGCCGACGCGCTTCGCGACGCTGCGCAACTGGGGCTTGTCGCGAAAGGTGCTGATCGTCGATGAGGCGCATGAGATGGGCGACCCGTATCTGGCGCACGAGCTGGCGACCCTGTTACGGCTTCATGCGATGCAGGGCGGATCTGCAATCCTCTTGACCGCCACGTTGCCCTTGGACCTGCGGGCGCGGCTGTCGCGGGCCTTTGCCGAAGGCGCGGGCCGGGACTTTGCCGAAGACCACGACCCGGCCTATCCCAGCCTCTCTATCACCGGTGGGGCTGCGATCCGCGACTTTCCTCCGCCCGCGCTGACAAAGGGTGATGTTGTCGTCGACCGGCTCCCCGACGCTGTTGCGGCCGTGGATCTGCTGGCGGAGGCAACGGCGAGGGGCGCGGCCTGTGTCTGGGTGCGCAATGCGGTCGATGATGCGATCGCCGCCGTCGCTGCCCTGCGCGAGCGTGGGATAGAAGCGGACCTGCTGCATGCCCGCTTCACACTGGCGGATCGAAAACGCATTGAGGCGCGGGTGATGGCGCAGTTCGGGCCCGAGGGCACTGGTCGCGCCGGGCGGGTGCTGGTCGGCACGCAGGTGCTGGAATCCAGCCTCGATCTGGATTTCGATGTGATGGTGTCGGACCTTGCCCCCATTGCCTCGCTGATCCAGCGGGCCGGGCGGCTGTGGCGGCACATGGACCTGCGCCCCGCATCCGCCCGACCGGTTCCCGCGCCGGTCCTGCACATCGTCGCCCCAGACCCCGCGCGGGTCGAGGATGAACGCTGGCTCCACGCCGTTCTGGAGGGCGGCGCATGGGTTTATCCGCAGGCCGATCAGTGGCGGACCGCTCAGGTCCTGGCCGAAGCGGGCGACCTTCGTGCCCCCGGCAACCTGCGCGCCCTGATCGAGGCCGTGCATGGCCCCGATGCCCGCGCCGTGCCGCCCGCACTGGAACGCGCCGAGACCGAAGCCCTGGGTGAGGGCTATGCCCGGGCCAACAGGGCCCGCCAGAACACCATCACGATCGAGGACGGTTATCGCGACGGCGGCGGTGCCTCGGACGATGCCGAATACCCCACCAGGCTTGGGCAGGAGACGCGCACGCTGTTGCTGCTGCGGCGCGAAGGCAATGCCCTGCGGCCGTGGTCCGACGCGCCAGATCGCGCCGAAGCCGAAGCCCTCAGCGAAGTATCGGCCAGTGCCGCTCGGCTGGCGGGGCTGGACCTGCCTGATCAGAATCAACCCGAACTGACGGCGTTCACGGCGGATTGGCCGGAATGGCACAAGGTCTCTGTCACGCTGTGCATCGTCGAGGAGGATGGCACGATCTGCGAGGGGCTGGCATATGATGCGGATTTGGGGTTACTGTTGGTGCGTTCCCGAACGGGATGA
- a CDS encoding T3SS effector HopA1 family protein, whose translation MLAEVLQAILGGLSSRGDAGYRFFGRKRDLTAAPRFRAGTEASRRGILVQALAHDIYARLNEIPAAETALELAHPQGSDGSVLPLRLDQVTAGGMAVLWHGAARMTLAPGRYRLPVAAGRQPRPGDLAQLVPRSLRADAQPGWIYQTAHAPLNALPGRIVRIYLDIAEDRGLRAAEICTEWAEAEGVALAFKHAATARNRRDAMVLYLGIEQAVAMAPELSALCQRLSPLTRGRQAMLTRPLLDGIGYAEDPITGGSFGMSRAVLLADIALAVAIDGAEPETHLGQLCARDGVDAERPWRNACRGPRPVICDLAC comes from the coding sequence ATGCTGGCTGAGGTCTTGCAGGCGATCCTCGGCGGCCTGTCATCGCGGGGTGATGCAGGCTACCGCTTTTTTGGTCGCAAGCGTGATCTGACCGCCGCACCACGATTTCGCGCGGGCACCGAGGCGTCGCGGCGCGGCATCCTGGTCCAGGCCCTTGCCCATGACATCTATGCCCGGCTGAACGAGATCCCGGCCGCCGAAACCGCCTTGGAGCTTGCCCATCCCCAAGGCAGCGATGGCAGTGTGCTGCCCCTGCGGCTGGATCAGGTGACGGCGGGGGGCATGGCGGTGCTGTGGCACGGCGCGGCTAGAATGACCTTGGCGCCAGGGCGATATCGTCTGCCCGTGGCCGCGGGACGCCAGCCAAGGCCCGGTGATCTGGCGCAGCTTGTCCCACGCAGCCTGCGTGCGGATGCACAGCCGGGCTGGATTTACCAGACGGCCCATGCGCCGCTGAACGCCCTTCCCGGCCGGATCGTGCGGATCTATCTCGATATTGCCGAAGACAGGGGCCTGCGCGCCGCAGAGATCTGCACTGAATGGGCGGAGGCCGAGGGCGTCGCGCTCGCCTTCAAACATGCCGCCACGGCCCGCAATCGGCGTGACGCCATGGTCCTCTATCTGGGCATCGAGCAGGCTGTGGCAATGGCACCCGAGCTGAGCGCGCTGTGCCAGCGTCTGTCGCCCCTGACGCGGGGACGCCAGGCAATGCTGACCCGCCCCCTGCTGGACGGGATCGGATATGCCGAAGATCCCATCACAGGCGGCAGCTTCGGCATGAGCCGCGCGGTGCTTCTGGCCGACATCGCCCTCGCCGTCGCCATTGACGGGGCCGAGCCGGAAACGCATCTCGGGCAACTTTGTGCGCGTGACGGGGTCGATGCGGAGAGACCGTGGCGCAACGCCTGCCGGGGTCCGCGCCCGGTCATCTGCGACCTGGCATGCTGA
- a CDS encoding SDR family oxidoreductase produces MQFTGKTVIITGAGKGIGRATAQLLAARGASVRAISRTKADLDSLGAGCTGIVADLSDPAAARRAMAEAGRADHLVNCAGTNVLESLIALSDAGYDTVMDINLRSALICAQDFARDRIAAGGGGVIVNVTSIAGHRGFADHVAYAASKAGLEGATRVMARELGPHGIRVAAIAPTVTMTELAAAAWSDPAKKDPMMARHPMGRFAEAEDVARAIALLLSDDAAMITGAVLPLDGGFLAV; encoded by the coding sequence ATGCAATTCACCGGCAAGACGGTCATCATCACCGGCGCGGGCAAGGGCATCGGCCGCGCCACAGCCCAGCTGCTGGCCGCGCGGGGCGCAAGTGTGCGCGCCATCAGCCGCACCAAGGCCGATCTGGACAGCCTCGGCGCGGGCTGCACCGGCATCGTCGCGGACCTGTCGGACCCCGCCGCCGCCCGCCGCGCCATGGCCGAAGCGGGCCGGGCCGATCACCTGGTCAACTGCGCGGGGACCAATGTGCTGGAAAGCCTGATCGCGCTGTCCGATGCGGGCTATGACACGGTCATGGACATCAACCTGCGCAGCGCCCTGATCTGCGCGCAGGACTTCGCGCGCGACCGGATCGCGGCCGGGGGCGGGGGCGTCATCGTCAACGTCACCAGCATCGCGGGCCATCGCGGTTTCGCCGATCACGTCGCCTATGCGGCCTCGAAGGCCGGGCTGGAGGGGGCGACCCGCGTCATGGCGCGCGAGCTTGGCCCCCACGGCATCCGCGTCGCGGCCATCGCCCCCACCGTCACCATGACCGAACTGGCCGCCGCCGCCTGGAGCGACCCGGCCAAAAAGGACCCGATGATGGCCCGCCACCCGATGGGCCGCTTTGCCGAGGCCGAGGATGTCGCCCGCGCCATCGCGCTGCTGCTGTCGGACGACGCCGCGATGATCACCGGGGCCGTCCTGCCGCTGGATGGCGGCTTCCTGGCCGTTTGA
- a CDS encoding FGGY-family carbohydrate kinase, with amino-acid sequence MEGYVIGVDVGTGSARAGVFDGRGAMLASARRDIAMHRPSGDIAEQSSAQIWDAVCAAVAEAVGAAGIDPTSVRGIGFDATCSLVVAGDLPGGVGDDAHPERDIIVWMDHRAKDQAARINAGDHAVLAYVGGRISPEMETPKLLWLRENRPAVYAAARHFFDLTDFLTWKATGSAARSICTVTCKWTYLAHEGRWDAAYLRAIGLGDLADEGFSRIGTEVVTPGTPLGAGLTAEAAAAMGLRPGTAVAAGLIDAHAGGIGTVAAAGDPVDSLGYVFGTSSCTMTTTRDPAFVPGVWGPYFSAMVPGMWLNEGGQSVAGAAIDQLIRMHPAHGEALDRAAGRSLPEWLADQAGDAARAVEDAGHLHVVPEFLGNRAPFADPQARAVVMGQGMDAGIASLIRLYVAGLCGLGYGLRQIIETQADHGAPVRRIAISGGAGRHPLIRQLLADATGLPVDCAECDEPVLLGAAMLGAVASGGYPDLARAMPAMSRVARTHDPATGRTRALHEARFAAFVTLQDTARQIRARMP; translated from the coding sequence ATGGAGGGCTATGTCATCGGCGTGGATGTCGGCACCGGATCGGCGCGGGCCGGGGTCTTCGACGGGCGCGGCGCGATGCTGGCCTCGGCCAGGCGGGACATCGCGATGCACCGCCCCTCGGGCGACATCGCCGAACAGTCCAGCGCCCAGATCTGGGACGCCGTCTGCGCCGCGGTGGCCGAGGCGGTGGGTGCCGCGGGCATCGATCCCACGTCCGTGCGGGGCATCGGGTTCGATGCGACCTGTTCGCTGGTCGTCGCGGGCGATCTGCCCGGCGGGGTGGGCGATGACGCCCATCCCGAACGCGACATCATCGTCTGGATGGATCACCGCGCCAAGGATCAGGCCGCGCGCATCAATGCGGGCGATCACGCGGTGCTGGCCTATGTCGGTGGGCGCATCTCGCCCGAGATGGAGACGCCCAAGCTGCTGTGGCTGCGCGAGAACCGCCCCGCGGTCTATGCCGCCGCCCGCCACTTCTTCGACCTGACCGATTTCCTGACCTGGAAGGCGACGGGCAGTGCCGCGCGCTCGATCTGCACGGTGACCTGCAAATGGACCTATCTGGCGCATGAGGGGCGGTGGGACGCGGCGTATCTCCGCGCCATTGGCCTCGGCGATCTGGCCGACGAGGGCTTTTCGCGCATCGGGACCGAGGTTGTTACGCCCGGCACCCCCCTCGGCGCGGGCCTGACGGCCGAGGCGGCTGCGGCGATGGGTTTGCGCCCCGGCACGGCGGTGGCGGCGGGGCTGATCGACGCCCATGCGGGCGGGATCGGCACGGTCGCGGCGGCGGGCGATCCGGTGGACTCGCTCGGCTATGTCTTCGGCACCTCGTCCTGCACGATGACGACGACGCGCGATCCGGCCTTCGTGCCGGGGGTCTGGGGGCCCTATTTCTCGGCCATGGTGCCCGGCATGTGGCTGAACGAGGGCGGGCAATCGGTCGCGGGGGCGGCCATCGACCAGTTGATCCGCATGCACCCCGCCCATGGCGAGGCGCTGGACCGGGCGGCGGGGCGGTCGCTGCCCGAATGGCTGGCCGATCAGGCAGGCGACGCCGCGCGCGCGGTCGAGGATGCGGGCCATCTGCATGTGGTCCCCGAATTTCTGGGTAACCGCGCCCCCTTTGCCGATCCGCAGGCGCGGGCCGTGGTGATGGGGCAGGGGATGGATGCGGGCATCGCGTCGCTGATCCGGCTCTATGTGGCGGGGCTGTGCGGGCTTGGCTACGGGCTGCGCCAGATCATCGAGACCCAGGCCGATCATGGCGCCCCGGTCCGCCGCATCGCGATCAGCGGCGGCGCGGGCCGGCATCCGCTGATCCGCCAGCTGCTGGCCGATGCGACGGGCCTGCCGGTCGATTGCGCCGAATGCGACGAGCCTGTGCTGCTGGGCGCGGCCATGCTGGGGGCGGTGGCCTCGGGCGGCTATCCCGATCTTGCGCGCGCCATGCCCGCCATGTCCCGCGTCGCGCGGACCCATGACCCTGCGACGGGCCGGACCCGCGCCCTGCACGAGGCGCGCTTTGCCGCCTTTGTCACATTGCAGGACACCGCGCGCCAGATCCGCGCCCGGATGCCCTGA
- a CDS encoding SDR family oxidoreductase — protein sequence MSESLSGKIAAITGAASGIGLAATRALLDAGARVVMIDRNAEALDQLARELGGDVVTQVTDLLDPASCDAMVPEVLAKVGHLDIMLCNAGSYIGGDLKDTDPAAIDRMLNLNVNAVIKNVHAVAPHMTGRGTGDIIVTCSIAGHAPIHVEPVYSASKWAVTCFVQTMRRQLMGQGVRVAQVSPGPVVSALLSDWEPERLQRMKDAGALMEPEEVSDAMIYMLTRPRNVTVRDMIVLPSMFDI from the coding sequence ATGTCCGAATCCCTCAGCGGCAAGATCGCCGCGATCACCGGCGCGGCCTCGGGCATCGGGCTGGCCGCCACGCGCGCCCTGCTGGATGCGGGCGCGCGGGTCGTGATGATCGACCGCAACGCCGAGGCGCTGGACCAGCTGGCGCGCGAGCTGGGCGGCGATGTGGTCACGCAGGTCACCGATCTGCTGGACCCGGCCAGCTGCGACGCGATGGTGCCCGAGGTGCTGGCCAAGGTCGGCCATCTGGACATCATGCTCTGCAATGCAGGCAGCTATATCGGCGGTGATCTGAAGGATACCGATCCGGCGGCCATCGACCGGATGCTGAACCTGAACGTCAATGCGGTCATCAAGAACGTCCATGCCGTCGCCCCGCACATGACCGGGCGCGGCACGGGCGACATCATCGTCACCTGTTCCATCGCGGGCCACGCGCCGATCCATGTCGAGCCGGTCTATTCCGCCTCCAAATGGGCGGTGACGTGCTTCGTGCAGACGATGCGGCGGCAGCTGATGGGCCAGGGCGTGCGCGTGGCGCAGGTCTCGCCCGGTCCGGTCGTCTCGGCCCTGCTGTCGGACTGGGAGCCCGAGCGGCTGCAGCGGATGAAGGATGCCGGAGCCTTAATGGAGCCGGAGGAGGTGTCGGACGCGATGATCTATATGCTGACGCGGCCGCGCAACGTCACGGTCCGCGACATGATCGTGCTGCCCAGCATGTTCGACATCTGA
- the casB gene encoding type I-E CRISPR-associated protein Cse2/CasB — MTENIGTVIAGWWHAALRPSEDTSAARALRARLRRAENGPEVLAQPQVHDLVAKAPWLRHRPLALIRVVQVLARVEGNDQRTLARVLGVGDPPAMSRARFEALVRSEAADLPRALRRAIALTDGRCNVAALGRDVLNWDDPDRGEKIRQDWYFDYFNGLRLNGASGVKDTEISQ, encoded by the coding sequence ATGACGGAGAATATCGGCACGGTGATTGCCGGATGGTGGCATGCCGCGTTGCGGCCAAGTGAAGACACATCCGCTGCGCGCGCCTTGCGCGCCAGGCTGCGGCGAGCCGAGAACGGGCCCGAAGTGCTGGCCCAACCGCAGGTCCATGACCTTGTGGCCAAGGCGCCGTGGTTGCGGCACCGCCCGCTGGCTCTGATCCGCGTCGTGCAGGTGCTGGCGCGTGTCGAGGGCAACGATCAGCGCACTCTGGCACGGGTGCTGGGTGTGGGCGATCCGCCCGCCATGTCACGTGCCCGGTTCGAGGCGCTGGTCCGCAGCGAGGCGGCCGACCTGCCCCGCGCGTTGCGCCGCGCAATCGCGCTGACTGACGGTCGCTGCAATGTCGCGGCCTTGGGCCGTGACGTGCTGAACTGGGACGATCCCGACCGGGGCGAGAAGATCCGGCAGGACTGGTATTTCGACTATTTCAACGGCCTGCGCCTGAATGGCGCAAGCGGCGTAAAGGATACGGAGATTTCGCAATGA